The window ACCAGCGTCCGGATTTCACAGGGAGACAAGCCGCGGCTTGCGACCCGGTCGATCTCACCCGCGACGTCGCCGAGCGCGAGCGCGACCGCGTAGCCGCGCTCGGTCGCAAAAACGAGCGTTTCGCGGCGATTGCCGCGGTTGACCCTTCGGTCGAGCAGGCCAAGCACTTCGAGTCGCCGCACCGCGACGGTGACGGTGGCCTCGGATATTCCGAGCCGGGCGCCCAGGACATGCTGGGCCAGGCCGTTTTCGGCCGAGAGATTGCAGAGCAGGCTCAATTGGCCGGCGGCCAGGCCATGGCGGGCAATCCGCCGATCGACGACCATCGAAAAGCGGCGGAACGCGATGCGGGCGAGATAGCCGATGCTGTCGTCGAGGCCCCAGAACTCGCGTCGCGCCCCTGCCATCCGCCGGGCCTCCCTAGAGGAGCAGCGAGTTAGGCGGCAGCCCGACCAGCGCGCGACCATGGAGTTCGGTCGCGACATCGAGGTCGTAGACGATGTGGCTCTGCATCACCTGGACGTCGCGGAGCAGGCGCTGCATCGGATTGTCGAGCGCGTGGACGCTCGACCCGACCGCTTCGCAGCAGGTCCGCACCGCCTCGACACATTGCTGGACGGCGATCGCGATTTCGGCGCGCAGGCGTATCCGCTCGGTCGTCTGTTCGGGCTCGTCGATTTCGCCAAGCAGCAGATTCTCGCGCGCCGCGGCGCGGATCGTGCGCTCGGCCGAGCGCGCGAGCAGGTCGGCGCGCGCGAGGCGCATCTGTCCTGCCGGCTTTTCGACACTCGTGCTCGTACTGCCGAGCTTGACGTGCTGCCCGAGCCGCTCGCGGCACAGCTGCACCGCCTGCCGCGCGGCACCCAGGGCCGGGATGGCGGCGGTAACGCAAAGATTGGGCAGCATCGGCGATCCGTAGAGGCCGGGGCCATGGACCGCGCGGCCGTTGCCGCGGCCCGAGCGCACCGGCTGCACCGCGAACTGATAGGCTTCGGGAATGAAGACGTCCTCGACGAGGATGTCGTTGCTGCCCGTCGCCGCCATGCCGGCCATCCGCCAGGTGTCGAGGACGGTCACTTCTTCGGCGCGGAGCAGCATCATGCGCACCACCGGCGGGCCGCCCTCGACGGGTTCGAGCGCGTTGAGCATGATCCAGTCGGCGTGCATGACGACGGTGCCCCATTTCCAGCGCCCGCTGAGGCGAAAGCCGCCGTCGACGGGGGTGGCGATTCCGGGCGGCGAGGCCGCGCTCGGGGCGATGACATAGGGGGTGCGGCCCCAGACTTCGGCCTGCGTCGCCTCGGGCATCTGCGCGATCAGCCAATTATGTTCGGCCGCGAAGCAGGAGGTCCAGCCGGTCGAGGGACAAGCTTCGGCGATCGGCAAGGTCGCGCTGATATAGGTGTCGGGGTCATATTCGAGCCCGCCGAAGCGGCGCGGCACATAGAGGTAGAAATAGCCGCTTTTGCGCAGCGCGGCCCACACCTCGTCGTCGGGGCGGCGTTCGCGTTCGGCCGCCGCCGCGCGCTCGGCGACGAGCGGCTTGAGCGCCTGCATCCGGGCGATAAGCCCTTCGGGAGTGATCGCATCGATTTCGTCGCGCGAGAGGAAATCGTCGCCGGCGGGAATCCGGCGGTCGGCGAGGCGTTCGGGCATCATCATCTCCATCCTGTTTGCCCCGGCATAGGACGAAGGCAGGAATAATGTCAACTAGGTTGACTAAAATCCTTCGCGCGGGCATGGCGAGAGGATGACAGATCAGGCCAATATCTCGCCCGCCGCCGGTCTCCGCGCCGCGCTGCGCACGCTGGTGCGCCCCGTCGCGGTGGTGACCGCCGCGCATGCGGGGCAGCGCTACGCGATGGCGGCGACCGCCTTTTGCGAGGTCAGCATGGACCCGCCTTCGATGCTCGTCTGCATCAACCGCGCCAATGCGACGCATAGCGCTGTCGCGGCGGGCGCCGATCTTTGCGTCAACCTGCTCGCTGCGGACCAGGCCGACATATCGCAGCGCTGCGGCGGCGGCGTCGCGGCCGAAGAGCGTTTCGCGGTCGGCGACTGGCGGATCGCGGCCGAGGGGCCGCCGCGGCTCGCCGACGCCTGCGCCAGCATCGTGCTGCGCCCCGTGTCGATCGTCGACCATGCGACCCATGCGGTGGTGATCGGCGAAGTCGTCGACGTGTGGCAGCGCGGCCTGTTGTCGCCGTTGGGGTTCCACGACGGCGCCTATCTCTTCCCGCTCGCGCAGGCGGCGATCAATTTGGTTGCGCAATCGGCGCGGCTGGGCGAAGCGGGCGCGATGCAGGACGGCTATCTGATGCTCGACGTGATGCGCGCCTTCTATTGGTTCGACGAGGGTCTCCAGTCGGCGCTGCGCGCGCGCGGCTGGGAGGCCGTGTCGCGCTCGCAGTCGATGACCTTCGCCAATATCGCGCTCGGGGTGCGCCGCCCCGCGGACCTCGCCCGCAACCTCGGCATCACGCGCCAGGGGGTCAGCAAGATGCTGCAGGAGATGGTCGAGCGCGACTGGATCGTGATCGAGCCCGACCCGACCGACAAGCGCGCGTCGATCGTCGCCTTCAGCGAAAAATCGCGGCAGCTGCGTGCCGACGCGCTCGAGATATTGGGCAAGATCGACGCGGCGCTCGGCGAGCGGATCGGCAGCAAGGCGCTCGACGCGCTGCGCACCACGCTGGCGCGCGACTGGGGTCGGCCCCCCGAGATCCCCGAGCCCGCCGCTCAATAACCCGCGAGGTGGCCGTTGCCGCGCAGCTCATAGCTGAACGTCGACGGCAGATAGGGCAGCATGTCGCGGTCCCATGCCGCGAATGCACTTTTGAGCCGGTCGAAGGCCTCGGGCTGCACGGTCTTCAGATTCGCGACCTCGCGCGGGTCGGCGGCGATGTCGAACAGGAACTCGTGCCCGCTCATCGCCAGATATTTGAGCGAGCCTTCGATCGCCGCGCGCTGGTCCTGCGCCTTGTGGCGCCAGAAGAGTTGGCGCGGCGACCCCGTCGTCCCGTCGAGAAGCTGGGGCAGGAGGTTGCGGCCGTCGAGCGCCGGCCAGTCTTTTTCCGCGACCCCCGCCGCCGCGAGCAGCGTCGGCACCCAGTCCATCGTGATCTGGACAAGCTCGCTGCGCGTGCCGGCCTTTACGCGTCCGGGCCAGCGCATCAGCGTCGGCACCCTGATCCCGCCCTCGAGCAATTCGCCCTTCATCCCGCGTAGCGGCCAGACCTTCGAGAAACGCTCGCCGCCATTGTCGCTGGTGAAGATCACGATCGTGTTGTCGGCCTGGCCATTGGCCGCGAGTGCCGCGAGCAATTGCCCGACCCCGCGATCGAGGCTTTCGACCATCGCGGCGTAGACGGCGTTGCTGCCGCCGTCATAGTGAAACGAATCGCGGATCGTCTTCGCCACCTCCTCGTCGGCCGGCCCCTCCCACGGCCAGTGCGGCGCGGTGTAATGCGCGCTGAGCAGAAAGGGGCGCCCCGCCTCCTTGAAGCGGCCGAGTTCGGCGACGCAGCGTTCGGTGATCAGGTCGGTGAGATAGCCGCTGCGGCGGATCTCGGTCTCATTCTCCCACAGGTCGTGGCGGAAATTGCCGCGAATCGTCATGCCATGCTCGAAATAATCGGCGCCGCCCTGATAGATGCCGAAGAAACGGTCGTAGCCGCTCTTGCG is drawn from Sphingopyxis sp. OPL5 and contains these coding sequences:
- a CDS encoding sulfatase-like hydrolase/transferase codes for the protein MLSRRTLVKAGAASAITGLLGAPAVARPAAATAPNIVFILADDLGFADLGCFGRDDIATPALDTLAAGGVALHRSYSNSSVCSPTRLALMTGRYQYRFPAGLDEPLGVHPELGLGDEVVTLPDLLKRAGYDTSLVGKWHLGGLPDHGPRKSGYDRFFGIYQGGADYFEHGMTIRGNFRHDLWENETEIRRSGYLTDLITERCVAELGRFKEAGRPFLLSAHYTAPHWPWEGPADEEVAKTIRDSFHYDGGSNAVYAAMVESLDRGVGQLLAALAANGQADNTIVIFTSDNGGERFSKVWPLRGMKGELLEGGIRVPTLMRWPGRVKAGTRSELVQITMDWVPTLLAAAGVAEKDWPALDGRNLLPQLLDGTTGSPRQLFWRHKAQDQRAAIEGSLKYLAMSGHEFLFDIAADPREVANLKTVQPEAFDRLKSAFAAWDRDMLPYLPSTFSYELRGNGHLAGY
- a CDS encoding acyl-CoA dehydrogenase family protein, which produces MEMMMPERLADRRIPAGDDFLSRDEIDAITPEGLIARMQALKPLVAERAAAAERERRPDDEVWAALRKSGYFYLYVPRRFGGLEYDPDTYISATLPIAEACPSTGWTSCFAAEHNWLIAQMPEATQAEVWGRTPYVIAPSAASPPGIATPVDGGFRLSGRWKWGTVVMHADWIMLNALEPVEGGPPVVRMMLLRAEEVTVLDTWRMAGMAATGSNDILVEDVFIPEAYQFAVQPVRSGRGNGRAVHGPGLYGSPMLPNLCVTAAIPALGAARQAVQLCRERLGQHVKLGSTSTSVEKPAGQMRLARADLLARSAERTIRAAARENLLLGEIDEPEQTTERIRLRAEIAIAVQQCVEAVRTCCEAVGSSVHALDNPMQRLLRDVQVMQSHIVYDLDVATELHGRALVGLPPNSLLL
- a CDS encoding flavin reductase codes for the protein MTDQANISPAAGLRAALRTLVRPVAVVTAAHAGQRYAMAATAFCEVSMDPPSMLVCINRANATHSAVAAGADLCVNLLAADQADISQRCGGGVAAEERFAVGDWRIAAEGPPRLADACASIVLRPVSIVDHATHAVVIGEVVDVWQRGLLSPLGFHDGAYLFPLAQAAINLVAQSARLGEAGAMQDGYLMLDVMRAFYWFDEGLQSALRARGWEAVSRSQSMTFANIALGVRRPADLARNLGITRQGVSKMLQEMVERDWIVIEPDPTDKRASIVAFSEKSRQLRADALEILGKIDAALGERIGSKALDALRTTLARDWGRPPEIPEPAAQ
- a CDS encoding MarR family winged helix-turn-helix transcriptional regulator, whose amino-acid sequence is MAGARREFWGLDDSIGYLARIAFRRFSMVVDRRIARHGLAAGQLSLLCNLSAENGLAQHVLGARLGISEATVTVAVRRLEVLGLLDRRVNRGNRRETLVFATERGYAVALALGDVAGEIDRVASRGLSPCEIRTLVELLGRVTQNLHDESQRISGRTST